In a single window of the Scyliorhinus canicula chromosome 1, sScyCan1.1, whole genome shotgun sequence genome:
- the cnr2 gene encoding cannabinoid receptor 2, whose amino-acid sequence MDINSSVLFNSTTTTTVSYDATTEKACELMDMKCFMILTNGQSIAIAALCLTVGPFTVLANILVLYIVFFTPQLRCRPSYLFITSLAFADLCASINFVYSFVSFHVFRQRDEDYVFLFKLGGVIASFSASVGSLLLTAIDRYICIHKPSEYRTILTRRKAVTCLLFTWSVAVFIAFLPLMGWNCIKSKDHCCELFPLVDKSYLACWIILITFLLVFIIYAYIHILWKAHAHSVYMEKQKEGRKGQVKIGHRRMDIKLAKTLGLILVILIVCWSPVLTLMIYDLFAKVDKDTKKVFAFFCMLCWLNSTVNPVIYALRSRDMRNVLLSILPRYKRQLPSLEGSTESDGHFKNNNTITTISSSAGQCNVVNSENCL is encoded by the coding sequence ATGGATATAAATAGTTCCGTTCTGTTTAATTCAACTACAACGACAACAGTTTCTTATGATGCAACGACGGAAAAGGCATGCGAACTTATGGATATGAAATGCTTCATGATTCTTACAAATGGCCAAAGTATAGCTATTGCTGCATTATGTTTAACAGTAGGACCATTTACTGTTTTGGCAAACATTTTAGTTTTATACATCGTCTTCTTTACCCCACAACTCCGATGTCGACCTTCTTACCTGTTTATAACTAGCCTCGCATTTGCTGATCTCTGCGCAAGCATCaattttgtgtacagttttgtcaGCTTCCACGTTTTCAGGCAGCGCGATGAAGATTACGTCTTCCTATTCAAACTTGGAGGTGTCATTGCATCTTTCTCAGCTTCTGTGGGCAGTTTGTTGCTCACTGCCATTGACAGATACATATGCATTCATAAGCCTTCTGAATACAGGACAATTTTAACAAGGAGAAAAGCAGTGACCTGCCTCCTATTCACGTGGTCAGTTGCTGTTTTTATCGCTTTTCTTCCTTTGATGGGATGGAATTGCATTAAGTCCAAGGACCATTGCTGTgagctatttcctctggtggataAAAGCTATTTAGCTTGCTGGATTATTTTAATAACTTTCCTGTTAGTTTTCATAATTTATGCCTACATACATATTTTGTGGAAAGCCCATGCTCATTCAGTCTACATGGAGAAACAGAAAGAAGGAAGGAAAGGACAAGTAAAAATTGGGCACAGACGCATGGACATTAAACTTGCCAAAACACTGGGCTTAATATTAGTAATTCTGATTGTTTGTTGGTCTCCAGTGTTGACTCTGATGATATATGATCTATTTGCCAAGGTAGACAAAGACACCAAAAAGGTATTTGCTTTTTTCTGCATGCTGTGTTGGTTAAATTCTACTGTGAATCCCGTTATTTATGCCCTTAGAAGCAGAGATATGCGCAATGTATTATTAAGTATCTTGCCTAGGTACAAGAGACAGCTACCATCTTTGGAGGGTAGCACAGAGTCAGATGGCCACTTTAAAAACAACAATACGATTACGACCATCTCTTCATCAGCTGGACAATGCAACGTTGTCAATTCCGAGAATTGTCTCTAA